GCGGGCCGCGGCCAGGTCGGTGACGGCGATGCCGACGTGGTCGAGGCGTCCGAGCTGCACAGCCAATCCCTTCAGGCACGGTTCGGGGGGGTCCGGGGAGGCGCTTGCCGCCCCCCCGGTGAATCGGGGTTCAGATCCTTGATCCAGTCGGTGGCGGTGTGGTCGAGGGACCAGCCGGCGGCGGCCGCGGCCCGATCGGCCGACCCGCCGGCGGCGGTGAACAGCCACAACGGCCGGCCGGCGGGGACCAGGCCGCGGGCCAGCTCCAGCATCCGCCGGCCCAGCCCGCGCCCCTGGGCGGAGCGGGCGACGGCGAAGTGGCACAGCTGGGTGGTGGTGCCGGAGTCGAACAGCAGCAGCACGCCGCCGCCGTCGGCCGTCCGGTAGGGGCGGCTGCGCGGGTCCCGGAACCGGCGCCGGTAGGCCTCCTCGCGGCCGCCGGTCTTGTCGTGGTCGCCCCAGGAGTCCCGCCACACCCCCAGGAAGGCGTCGAAGTCGCCGTCGCCCAGCGCCA
The genomic region above belongs to Actinomycetota bacterium and contains:
- a CDS encoding GNAT family N-acetyltransferase → MSLGFVHACEQNHLNLSVIGGGGVVQLAAGKVVTCPVDPLFIYNFVFGVRLAYDAAGAEAAFKRAGRDYVHVLASPSSRPGLGDDLAGLGYRQIETQAYRRAAGTGSGAPGLLALGDGDFDAFLGVWRDSWGDHDKTGGREEAYRRRFRDPRSRPYRTADGGGVLLLFDSGTTTQLCHFAVARSAQGRGLGRRMLELARGLVPAGRPLWLFTAAGGSADRAAAAAGWSLDHTATDWIKDLNPDSPGGRQAPPRTPPNRA